A window from Gopherus evgoodei ecotype Sinaloan lineage chromosome 24, rGopEvg1_v1.p, whole genome shotgun sequence encodes these proteins:
- the TOMM40L gene encoding mitochondrial import receptor subunit TOM40B: protein MGNVLAPVLDLHRPLRREEPLTNPGSFDELHRQCKEVFPQQMEGVKLIINKALSSHFQVTHTIHMSTVGQSSYHFNTTYVGDRQLSPTETFPMLVGDIDSCGSLNAQVLHLVAERIRTKAVFQTQQARFVTWQFDGELRGDDYTATLTLGNPDVLSQSVIVVAHFLQSVTSRLVLGGEMVYHRRPGEEGAIVTLAGKYTALKWVATLNIGYGGAHASYYHRANEQVQVGVELEANTRLQDTTFAFGYQLNLPQANMVFRGLLDSNWCVGGVLEKKLPPLPVTLALGAFLNHWKNRFHCGFSVIVG from the exons ATGGGGAACGTGCTGGCACCAGTGCTCGACTTGCACAGACCTCTGCGCCGGGAGGAGCCGCTTACCAACCCAGGCAGCTTCGATGAGCTCCACCGGCAATGCAAAG aagtcttcccccagcagatGGAAGGGGTGAAGCTGATCATCAACAAAGCCCTGAGCAGCCATTTTCAG GTCACCCACACCATTCACATGAGCACAGTCGGCCAGTCCAGCTACCACTTCAACACCACCTACGTAGGAGACCGGCAGCTTAGCCCCACCGAG aCCTTCCCCATGCTTGTCGGGGACATCGACAGCTGCGGGAGCCTCAACGCTCAGGTGCTGCACCTGGTGGCGGAGCGGATCCGCACCAAGGCCGTCTTCCAG acACAACAGGCCCGGTTTGTGACGTGGCAGTTCGACGGGGAGCTCCGTGGCGATGACTACACGGCCACACTGACGCTGGGCAACCCCGATgtgctcagccaatcag tcATTGTGGTGGCGCACTTCCTGCAGAGCGTGACCTCGCGGCTGGTGCTGGGCGGGGAGATGGTGTATCACCGGCGCCCGGGCGAGGAGGGCGCCATCGTCACCCTGGCAGGGAAGTACACGG CTCTGAAGTGGGTGGCGACGCTGAACATTGGTTATGGTGGGGCCCATGCCAGCTACTACCACAGAGCCAATGAGCAG GTGCAGGTCGGGGTGGAGTTGGAGGCCAACACCCGACTGCAGGACACAACCTTTGCCTTCGGCTACCAACTCAACCTGCCCCAGGCTAACATGGTCTTCCGAG GTCTCCTGGACAGTAACTGGTGCGTGGGGGGTGTCCTGGAGAAGAAGCTGCCGCCTCTGCCCGTCACCCTGGCCCTGGGCGCCTTCCTCAACCACTGGAAGAATCGTTTCCACTGCGGCTTCAGCGTCATCgtgggctga